GTGCCGGTAAGCAGGCTGGCATCAGAGGCGTACACGCGCAGCACCTTGGGGTCGAACGAAACGCCGTCCTTGAACAACTCCTCAAGAAACTTCTTATGCTCAGGGGTGAGCGAAGTTAGGTATTCCCCTGCCATGGTTTCCTCCAGTGTTGGCTTGCGCACACGCAAAGATTCTATCCGGCTGGTCTCCAAAAAATGGAGACCAGCCACAATTATTTGAAATAAAACATTTTGTTACGAGGTAACTAGCCGAACATGCCAATCCACGTCCAGTAGGTGTAGACCATGATGCTCATGAAAACTGCGCCAAAAATACTCATAACAGCACCAGTTTTGATGAGTTCGCTGGGAGTGATTTCTTCTGTGGCAAGGCCGATGATGTTGGGCAGGTTGGAGACTGGCAGCAGGTACTGGTGCAGCATGTTCATGCCCACAAGCAGCACAAAGGGCGTGGGATCAATGCCCTGAGTTGTGGCGTAGGCGATGACCACAGGCGTCAGGGCCGTTGTCTTGGGGCCAGCGCCTGTGAACAGACACTGCAGCACAAGCATGATCCAGATGAGAATGACCACCTGCATCTTGATATCAAAACAGGCCAGCGGGCTGAAAAACGTACTCGCGATCCAGGCCGCTGCGCCGGAAGAAACCAGCACCGAGCCCATGGAAAGACCAGCGCCGTAAACGATAAAGATATTCCAGGGAACCTTTTTTTCCGCCTGTTTCCAGGTCATGAGTTGCTGCGGGCCGGGCGCGATCATGGCCACAACCGAAAGCATGGCAACGAGGGTGGGGTTAATGCCGTGATAGGTGTCCGTGGCCCAGAGCGCCAGGGTGAACAGAAAAACGGCCATGGTGTACTTTTCAACAAAACTCATGGGGCCAAGGGCGTCCAGTTCTTTGCGCACATAGGCCTGACCAGCGCTGATGTCCTTGATTTCCGGCGGCCACATCCACAGCAGGATCGGCACAGCCAGAAGACCGCACACAAAGGCCGGCGGCGCGCCGATCTTGAACCACTGCGCCCAGGTTACGGGCTGGCCGGTGGCTTTTTCAAGCAGACCAGCAGTGATGGGGTTGGCGGCATGCGAGGTCATGATGCCAAGGCAGTACATGGTTCCCGTAATGGTCACCACAAATATGAGTCCCTTGACCATGTTGCTCTTGCCCTTCTCTGC
The Desulfovibrio sp. DNA segment above includes these coding regions:
- a CDS encoding DASS family sodium-coupled anion symporter; this translates as MKTKQLLSLLAAIAAMLGIAFLVPDLPGLDAKGRAALGVGVFAIIVWVTQALDDAQSGFCIVALLVLLGAAKLGPALSGYANTGVWIVVLGLVMAAGMEMSGLSRRMALNMVSLAGASPVKMYWAVALITLVMTFFIPSLGAKTLLLMPIIAQMGHAFGAEKGKSNMVKGLIFVVTITGTMYCLGIMTSHAANPITAGLLEKATGQPVTWAQWFKIGAPPAFVCGLLAVPILLWMWPPEIKDISAGQAYVRKELDALGPMSFVEKYTMAVFLFTLALWATDTYHGINPTLVAMLSVVAMIAPGPQQLMTWKQAEKKVPWNIFIVYGAGLSMGSVLVSSGAAAWIASTFFSPLACFDIKMQVVILIWIMLVLQCLFTGAGPKTTALTPVVIAYATTQGIDPTPFVLLVGMNMLHQYLLPVSNLPNIIGLATEEITPSELIKTGAVMSIFGAVFMSIMVYTYWTWIGMFG